Proteins found in one Xenopus laevis strain J_2021 chromosome 1L, Xenopus_laevis_v10.1, whole genome shotgun sequence genomic segment:
- the sall2.L gene encoding spalt-like transcription factor 2 L homeolog (The RefSeq protein has 9 substitutions compared to this genomic sequence), with amino-acid sequence MSRRKQRKPQQLISDCDNSTSSENGDTAGEEVQVCRKCCAQFDEPSDFARHKEHCPFSSQVVVIVDNQEELLKNQQASISEGFNSIPSSPECNRTAHKTLVTEQHDSTGVIGATAQDLGKNPVGLSQGFLFPNGSLIMDGLSGPKFGLAPMNQETVAGGQAAATPINIPMILEELRVLQQRQIHQMQITEQICQQVLMLGSLTMPSLIQNTSLVEGSIGNKSTSAFNPSKQSQHLEESTKTFCGDDASKQALLHLYNPMGHSLSTRTTANGKDKLLSGFSEKHSPGQTSLPSSPQSQLLSPHAIFPPALPTLQTGLFLGTRVLEPAPSLLKQKNSDSLRGESQQERASGRHKCRFCAKVFGSDSALQIHLRSHTGERPYKCNICGNRFTTRGNLKVHFHRHRDKYPHIQMNPHPVPEHLDYVLTSTGLPYGMSVPPEKADEEIIEKKPLAPPVLATDSLSLFSTSSIQGLPSLNRMVLMKTGDNMPSLKGPSGSTKTKIDENTPPGERSDIGTGGIGGRVQLSKLVTSLPSWALLASHFKSGALPFPYAVEPLGYSETSKLQQLVEKIDKQAIVPNQCVICLRVLSCPRALRLHYNQHGGERPFKCKVCGRAFSTKGNLKAHFVGHKSNLSSKPQNSCPICQKKFTNAVTLQQHIRMHLGGQIPNGDLTEVGESKTEGQSAKLNADFSDEVSTDVDSLEGTESDGEKTALVDTEISSLDDDAAASSTDKKNNENSITNSIANIHPIPPISKDASSPEPSGATETVPLPTTNQQMNNDKEEQMETNLCPQNMSTNDLVDDNNTGKKEDTTVTNKSDENPQEIEAHICNLCSDKFSTYELLEDHAKTHTKDGLFHCLICQQSFLEVSILKKHVQHVHQVSQNFLPQGVSSPKCPAGDLPTLTQTFLLSSVKSEVVSPSQNLALVQFPRLPSHVSPPLRRSPKQHLCIVCKKTFSSASALQIHERIHTGEKPFICNMCGRAFTTRGNLKVHMSTHVWNNASSRRGRRLSLENISPLLSPVKLQDFLARDIPAQLVGVSPISFWNQYTAYLTSGPLPTNGGTAAVISSPTLIGLRTSKVGNIPVGGLLEIQEPAVGTVEAFHESPIKEEK; translated from the exons GAGATACGGCTGGTGAAGAAGTGCAAGTCTGTAGAAAATGTTGTGCTCAATTTGATGAACCCTCTGACTTTGCCAGACACAAAGAACATTGCCCTTTTAGCAGCCAGGTTGTTGTGATAGTTGATAACCAAGAAGAACTTTTAAAGAATCAACAGGCCAGTATCAGTGAGGGATTCAATTCGATACCATCAAGCCCTGAGTGCAATAGGACTGCACACAAAACACTGGTGACAGAACAACATGACAGTACAGGCATAATTGGTGCAACAGCTCAGGATCTGGGCAAGAACCCAGTAGGTCTGTCTCAAGGTTTCCTGTTTCCCAATGGGAGTTTGATCATGGATGGACTGTCTGGACCAAAATTTGGATTGGCTCCAATGAATCAGGAAACTGTTGCTGGAGGGCAGGCAGCTGCAGCTCCGATAAACATCCCTATGATACTGGAAGAGCTTAGAGTTCTTCAACAGAGACAGATTCATCAGATGCAAATAACAGAGCAAATCTGTCAACAGGTGCTCATGTTGGGATCGCTCACTATGCCCTCACTGATTCAGAATACATCTCTAGTGGAAGGGTCAATAGGAAATAAGTCTACATCTGCCTTTAATCCTTCAAAGCAATCACAACATTTGGAAGAGTCAACCAAAACATTTTGTGGGGATGATGCCTCAAAGCAGGCTCTTCTTCATCTCTATAATCCTATGGGACACTCACTCAGTACCAGGACTACTGCAAACGGGAAGGACAAATTGTTGAGTGGGTTCTCTGAAAAGCATTCACCAGGACAAACTTCTCTTCCAAGCTCACCCCAGAGTCAGCTATTATCACCCCATGCAATATTCCCTCCAGCTTTACCTACTTTGCAGACTGGTCTTTTTTTAGGGACACGTGTACTGGAGCCTGCCCCAAGCTTACTAAAGCAAAAGAACAGTGATTCTTTACGAGGAGAAAGCCAGCAAGAAAGAGCATCAGGAAGGCACAAATGCCGTTTTTGCGCAAAGGTCTTTGGTAGCGATAGTGCCCTCCAGATTCACCTGCGTTCTCATACTGGAGAAAGACCATATAAGTGTAATATCTGTGGAAACCGTTTTACTACTAGGGGCAATCTGAAGGTACATTTTCACAGACATCGAGATAAGTACCCTCACATCCAAATGAACCCACATCCTGTGCCTGAACATTTGGACTATGTATTGACCAGCACTGGTCTACCCTATGGTATGTCAGTGCCTCCAGAGAAAGCAGATGAAGAGATAATAGAGAAAAAGCCACTAGCACCGCCAGTTTTGGCAACAGACAGTTTAAGTCTTTTCTCCACTTCAAGTATCCAAGGACTCCCATCACTTAACAGAATGGTACTGATGAAAACTGGTGATAACATGCCTTCATTAAAAGGTCCCAGTGGCTCTACTAAGACAAAGATAGATGAAAACACTCCTCCTGGAGAAAGGTCAGATATTGGAACAGGCGGTATTGGTGGCAAAGTGCAACTGAGCAAGTTGGTGACATCTCTTCCAAGTTGGGCACTGCTAGCTAGCCATTTTAAATCTGGAGCATTGCCTTTTCCTTACGCTGTTGAACCCTTAGGCTACTCAGAGACTTCAAAACTTCAACAGCTTGTTGAAAAAATTGATAAGCAAGCTATTGTACCCAATCAGTGTGTAATTTGTCTAAGGGTGCTTAGCTGTCCCAGGGCACTAAGACTTCATTACAATCAACATGGTGGGGAAAGACCCTTTAAGTGTAAGGTATGTGGTCGAGCTTTTTCAACCAAGGGAAATTTAAAAGCCCACTTTGTAGGGCATAAATCCAACTTATCTTCAAAACCTCAGAACTCGTGTCCAATATGCCAGAAGAAATTCACAAATGCGGTGACACTCCAACAACATATACGAATGCATTTAGGGGGTCAGATTCCTAATGGGGATCTTTCAGAAGTAGGAGAGAGCAAAACAGAAGGACAGTCTGCAAAACTTAATGCAGATTTCTCAGATGAAGTCAGCACTGATGTTGATTCATTAGAAGGCACTGAATCAGATGGTGATAAGACAGCCCTAGTAGACACAGAAATATCCAGCTTGGATGATGATGCTGCTGCAAGCtcaacagacaaaaaaaataatgaaaatagtaTCACAAATTCTATTGCCAACATTCATCCCATACCACCTATATCTAAAGACGCATCATCCCCAGAACCAAGTTCAGCCACTGAAACTGTTCCACTCCCAACAACAAATCAACAAATGAACAATGACAAAGAAGAACAAATGGAGACAAACTTGTGTCCACAAAACATGAGTACAAATGATTTAGTAGATGATAATAACACAGGAAAAAAAGAAGATACAACGGTGacaaataaatcagatgaaaatccACAAGAGATAGAAGCCCACATCTGCAACCTCTGTTCCGACAAATTCTCAACTTATGAGTTACTAGAGGATCATGCTAAGACACATACCAAAGATGGACTCTTCCACTGTCTTATTTGCCAGCAGAGCTTCCTGGAGGTATCCATTCTGAAGAAACATGTCCAGCATGAACACCAGGTGAGCCAAAACTTCCTTCCTCAGGGGGTCAGCAGCCCCAAATGCCCAGCTGGTGATTTGCCAACTCTAACCCAAACATTTCTTCTGAGCTCTGTGAAGAGTGAAGTGGTAAGCCCATCCCAGAATTTGGCACTGGTTCAGTTTCCTCGGCtgccctcacatgtctctcctccTTTGAGGCGCAGCCCTAAACAGCACCTGTGCATAGTATGTAAGAAGACATTCTCTTCAGCCAGTGCTTTACAGATTCACGAGCGGATACACACAGGAGAGAAGCCTTTTATCTGCAATATGTGTGGAAGGGCGTTCACCACAAGGGGGAATTTAAAG gtcCATATGAGCACACATGTGTGGAATAACGCATCGTCCAGAAGAGGAAGACGTCTTTCTTTGGATAACATTAGTCCTCTCCTGTCTCCAGTAAAGCTGCAGGATTTCTTAGCTAGAGATATACCCACCCAGCTGGTTGGTGTTAGCCCAATTTCATTTTGGAACCAATATACTGCATATCTTACTAGTGGTCCTCTCCCAACAAATGGTGGAACTGCAGCTGTCATTTCATCGCCTACTTTGATTGGCTTGAGGACATCCAAAGTAGGAAATATTCCTGTTGGAGGGTTATTGGAAATCCAGGAACCAGCAGTAGGCACTGTTGAAGCTTTTCATGAGAGTCCAATTAAGGAAGAGAAGTAG